In the Flavobacterium pallidum genome, one interval contains:
- a CDS encoding tetratricopeptide repeat protein has translation MKKLKIFSIALFVFGTATYAQDLDQAKKAIDAEQYEKAKKILKGLVATKPESGKNYFILGNLYLTQKLQDSATITYQKGLAAKAEADFNYIGLGQIDLENGNAAGASSNFDKAVANIKKKDFEELMYIGKAYLNPTKPDYKKALEYLNKAKAVQPMNAEVSLYLGDAYYGDKNINEAYSAYRNAADADKNLLRASLQQGAITKSAKAFTEAKAIFDKILAANPNYGPAYRELAETYYVWGLNDKAKYTEYNTTAIQYYEKYMAMTDYSLDSRMRHADFLVLTKDYKALEAEATAMQKLDKVNPRILRYLGYSAYQNGNSDAAIKALDEFLAKPNVKMIGRDYLYLGLAKTQKALTMGTDAEGKPTGTVDKVLFDNGVADIKKGVELDPGMANELNDFGKKFFDLKLYKEASAIYEIAVTNPNSRNFLYDNFYLGYALYFDNAKAEKPNVTDIQKANAAFDAVIKSSPTTQDAYIYKARLNSLLMDDMAARAEMAKYYEEYIRVVTEKGETELAKPANKTKFVEAYNNIAIHYAKLGDKVKARENVDKALAINPADETALSTQKMIKG, from the coding sequence ATGAAAAAGCTAAAAATCTTCAGTATTGCTTTGTTTGTTTTTGGAACTGCCACTTACGCGCAGGATCTTGATCAGGCCAAAAAAGCAATTGATGCTGAACAATACGAAAAAGCAAAGAAAATTTTAAAAGGGCTCGTTGCCACAAAACCGGAAAGTGGAAAGAATTATTTCATCTTAGGAAATTTGTACCTTACCCAAAAACTCCAGGACTCTGCAACAATCACATATCAAAAAGGATTGGCTGCAAAGGCTGAGGCCGACTTTAATTATATTGGATTGGGGCAGATTGATCTTGAAAATGGAAATGCTGCCGGTGCATCTTCAAATTTCGATAAAGCTGTTGCGAATATTAAAAAGAAAGATTTCGAGGAATTGATGTATATCGGGAAGGCTTACCTGAATCCAACCAAGCCCGATTACAAAAAAGCACTGGAATATCTGAACAAAGCCAAAGCAGTGCAACCAATGAATGCGGAGGTGTCTTTGTATCTCGGCGACGCCTACTATGGTGACAAAAATATAAATGAAGCCTATTCTGCTTACAGGAATGCTGCTGATGCTGATAAAAATTTGCTTCGTGCTTCCTTGCAGCAAGGTGCAATCACCAAAAGTGCCAAAGCATTTACAGAAGCCAAGGCCATCTTTGACAAAATCCTCGCCGCCAATCCAAATTATGGCCCTGCTTACAGGGAGCTTGCAGAAACCTATTACGTTTGGGGTCTGAATGACAAGGCAAAATATACTGAATACAATACTACAGCCATCCAGTATTACGAAAAGTACATGGCAATGACTGATTATTCTCTGGATTCACGTATGCGCCACGCAGATTTCCTTGTATTAACTAAAGATTATAAAGCGCTTGAGGCCGAAGCTACTGCCATGCAGAAACTCGATAAAGTAAATCCGAGGATTTTACGTTATTTAGGATATTCTGCATACCAGAACGGAAATTCTGATGCTGCAATCAAGGCGCTGGATGAATTCCTTGCCAAGCCAAATGTAAAAATGATCGGCCGTGATTACCTGTATCTAGGTTTGGCAAAAACCCAAAAAGCTTTGACAATGGGTACCGACGCTGAAGGAAAACCAACAGGTACTGTGGATAAAGTACTTTTTGACAACGGTGTAGCTGATATTAAAAAAGGAGTTGAGCTGGATCCGGGAATGGCTAATGAACTGAATGATTTCGGTAAAAAGTTCTTCGACCTTAAATTGTATAAGGAAGCTTCGGCGATTTACGAAATTGCAGTGACCAATCCCAATTCAAGAAATTTCCTTTATGATAATTTCTATTTGGGTTATGCGTTGTATTTTGACAATGCGAAAGCTGAAAAACCTAATGTGACCGATATTCAAAAAGCCAATGCCGCATTCGATGCCGTAATCAAATCCTCGCCGACAACCCAGGATGCCTACATCTATAAAGCACGTCTGAACAGTTTGCTTATGGATGATATGGCTGCAAGGGCTGAAATGGCGAAATATTATGAAGAATACATTCGCGTGGTAACTGAAAAAGGCGAAACGGAACTTGCTAAGCCTGCAAACAAAACCAAGTTTGTCGAAGCTTACAATAACATCGCCATCCACTATGCGAAACTCGGTGACAAAGTAAAAGCAAGAGAAAACGTAGACAAGGCCCTCGCCATAAATCCTGCTGATGAAACCGCCTTAAGCACTCAGAAGATGATTAAAGGATAA
- a CDS encoding 7-carboxy-7-deazaguanine synthase QueE, protein MLSKEIQSAVEKGIMLPLMEEFYTIQGEGYHTGTAAYFIRVGGCDVGCHWCDVKESWNADLHPPTHVDHIVENASRFSETVVVTGGEPLTWDMSELTTRLKSANRRVHIETSGAYPLSGYWDWICLSPKKSKLPVQEVYDNADELKVIIHNKHDFIFAEEQAQKVNPKAILFLQPEWSKKEEMTPLIVDYVMNNPKWRVSLQTHKYLNIP, encoded by the coding sequence ATGCTTTCTAAAGAAATACAATCGGCAGTAGAGAAAGGGATAATGCTTCCGCTTATGGAAGAGTTTTATACCATTCAGGGAGAAGGATATCACACAGGCACGGCTGCCTATTTTATCCGTGTCGGGGGGTGTGATGTGGGCTGTCATTGGTGTGATGTTAAGGAAAGCTGGAACGCCGACCTGCATCCACCGACGCATGTAGACCATATCGTAGAAAATGCCAGCCGTTTTTCAGAGACCGTAGTGGTCACCGGTGGTGAACCATTGACATGGGATATGAGTGAATTGACTACAAGACTAAAATCCGCGAACCGCAGGGTCCATATTGAAACTTCTGGTGCGTATCCATTATCAGGGTATTGGGATTGGATTTGCTTATCGCCAAAGAAATCAAAATTGCCCGTACAGGAAGTCTACGACAATGCAGACGAGCTAAAAGTTATCATCCACAACAAGCACGATTTTATCTTTGCCGAAGAACAGGCGCAAAAGGTAAATCCTAAAGCAATCTTGTTCCTGCAACCCGAATGGAGCAAAAAAGAGGAGATGACACCACTGATTGTCGATTATGTAATGAACAATCCAAAATGGCGCGTTTCCCTGCAAACCCATAAATACCTTAATATCCCGTAA
- a CDS encoding aminotransferase class V-fold PLP-dependent enzyme: MKEKFLLNPEITFLNHGSFGACPKPIFENYQHWQLELEKEPVQFITKKLPALMRESREALADFIHCDADDVYFLSNPTTAINTIMRSLPLQPGDEILSSDNEYGAMDRTWNFYCKKSGAKYVRQHISMPVVSKEEMIAEFWKGYNSNTKVIFLNQISSATALIFPVKEICDKAQELGLITIVDGAHVPGHIDLNISELNPDFYTGTLHKWMLAPKGSSFLYVKKEFQDRIDPLVVSWGYESEMPGQSQFLDYHEFQGTRDMSAFLSTKAAIRFLIENGWTQKSAESKQRILNHYKFFCDLLKSEPICPVTPEFLGQMCSVPISTKKPVELKELLFSKYKIEIPVTKLNGNFYLRISLNAYNSKDDLDKLAEALKEIMEQTDLLQ; encoded by the coding sequence ATGAAAGAAAAGTTCCTGCTTAATCCTGAAATCACATTCCTGAACCACGGTTCTTTTGGCGCATGCCCGAAGCCGATTTTCGAAAATTACCAGCACTGGCAACTCGAATTGGAAAAAGAACCCGTCCAATTCATTACCAAAAAACTGCCGGCACTCATGCGTGAATCACGTGAAGCACTGGCGGATTTCATACATTGTGATGCCGATGATGTTTACTTCCTGTCCAATCCTACTACTGCCATCAATACCATTATGCGGAGCCTGCCGCTGCAACCTGGCGACGAAATCCTCTCCTCAGATAATGAATACGGCGCAATGGATCGCACGTGGAATTTTTACTGTAAAAAATCAGGAGCGAAATATGTACGCCAACACATTTCAATGCCCGTTGTTTCTAAAGAAGAAATGATTGCCGAGTTTTGGAAAGGATATAATTCCAATACAAAAGTGATTTTCCTGAATCAGATTTCCAGCGCTACGGCACTGATTTTTCCTGTAAAGGAAATTTGTGATAAAGCACAGGAACTCGGCCTGATCACTATTGTTGATGGTGCCCATGTTCCCGGCCATATCGATTTAAATATTTCTGAATTAAATCCTGATTTCTACACCGGGACACTCCATAAGTGGATGCTGGCACCGAAAGGATCGTCTTTTTTATACGTGAAAAAAGAATTTCAGGACCGCATCGATCCATTGGTGGTCAGTTGGGGTTATGAAAGCGAAATGCCCGGGCAAAGCCAGTTTCTCGATTATCATGAATTTCAGGGAACGCGTGATATGTCGGCATTTTTATCGACAAAGGCAGCCATCCGGTTTTTGATTGAAAATGGCTGGACACAAAAATCAGCGGAAAGCAAACAACGCATACTGAATCACTACAAATTCTTCTGCGATTTGCTCAAATCTGAACCAATCTGCCCTGTAACTCCTGAATTTTTAGGACAAATGTGCAGCGTCCCAATCAGTACCAAAAAACCGGTGGAACTGAAGGAATTGCTTTTCAGCAAATACAAAATAGAAATTCCGGTTACGAAACTCAATGGCAATTTCTACCTTAGGATTTCATTAAATGCCTATAATTCAAAAGACGATCTTGATAAACTGGCTGAAGCGCTAAAAGAAATCATGGAGCAAACCGATTTGCTGCAATAA
- a CDS encoding membrane metalloprotease, with protein sequence MKKLKLLSIFLLLFVWGCSNEDSTNEIEDGTNPAPNLKSVGSSAHDFLSADKYKALAIEVFYVGNLQPNTQTLQNLKSFMEARLHKPGGITITQKQIASPAGTPYTINEIADIESDIRTKYNTEDTLALFILFVDGNFSSDTTTTLTLGAAYRNTSCVLFEDSIHALSDAPTEPNRTDLETIVIEHELCHMLGLVDLGSPMQTNHLDSAHGKHCINQNCLMYYQTESNINAMMNSGMPTLDANCMSDLLANGGK encoded by the coding sequence ATGAAAAAGCTAAAATTACTTTCTATATTTTTATTATTGTTTGTTTGGGGCTGTTCCAATGAAGACAGCACCAATGAAATCGAAGATGGCACAAATCCCGCACCAAATTTGAAATCTGTCGGCAGCAGCGCCCACGACTTCCTCTCTGCAGACAAATACAAGGCGCTGGCGATTGAAGTATTTTATGTCGGAAACCTCCAGCCCAATACACAAACGCTGCAAAACCTCAAATCGTTTATGGAAGCGCGGCTGCACAAACCGGGAGGCATTACCATTACCCAAAAACAGATTGCAAGTCCGGCAGGAACCCCTTACACCATCAATGAAATTGCCGATATTGAAAGTGACATCAGGACAAAATACAACACTGAGGACACTTTGGCTTTGTTCATTCTTTTCGTAGACGGGAATTTTTCAAGCGATACCACGACAACGCTGACTTTAGGCGCTGCTTACCGAAACACTTCCTGTGTACTTTTTGAAGATTCCATACATGCGTTGAGCGATGCTCCAACAGAGCCAAATCGCACTGATCTTGAAACCATTGTGATTGAACATGAATTGTGCCATATGTTAGGCTTGGTGGATCTTGGTTCACCGATGCAGACCAACCACCTGGACAGCGCTCATGGCAAACATTGCATCAATCAAAATTGCCTGATGTATTACCAGACGGAAAGCAACATCAATGCGATGATGAATTCGGGCATGCCTACACTTGACGCAAACTGCATGTCCGATTTGCTGGCGAATGGCGGAAAATGA
- a CDS encoding class I SAM-dependent methyltransferase produces MKDLFGKAILDYQTGNDPQNLITETTISEEDEMSVAYLFRSFSQMPKIEQKALQMANGKVLDVGCGAGSHSLYLQAEKNLDVHPIDISANAIQACKLRGLQKARAMDIMALDNEKYDTILLLMNGAGMCGRLKRIAAFLQKVKSLLNPTGQILLDSSDIIYMFDEDEDGGKWIPTDTEYYGEVVFKIQYKGEKEQPFDWMYIDYNTLYNAAEANGLQCEMVQEGQHYDYLARLTIKD; encoded by the coding sequence ATGAAAGACCTTTTCGGAAAAGCCATCCTCGATTATCAAACGGGAAACGATCCACAAAATCTGATCACAGAAACGACGATTTCAGAAGAAGATGAGATGTCTGTCGCGTACCTTTTCCGCTCTTTCAGCCAAATGCCCAAAATCGAGCAAAAGGCTTTACAAATGGCAAACGGAAAAGTCCTCGACGTGGGGTGCGGTGCCGGAAGCCATAGTTTGTATCTGCAGGCTGAAAAAAATCTCGATGTCCATCCGATTGATATTTCGGCAAATGCGATACAAGCCTGTAAGTTACGCGGACTCCAAAAGGCACGTGCGATGGACATCATGGCATTGGACAATGAAAAATACGACACCATATTATTGCTGATGAACGGTGCCGGAATGTGTGGCAGGTTGAAGCGGATTGCTGCATTTCTGCAAAAGGTAAAATCCCTGCTCAATCCGACCGGCCAAATATTATTAGACAGCTCCGACATCATTTATATGTTTGACGAAGATGAAGACGGAGGAAAATGGATTCCAACCGATACGGAATATTACGGCGAAGTGGTTTTCAAAATCCAATATAAAGGAGAAAAAGAGCAACCTTTTGACTGGATGTATATCGATTACAATACTTTATACAACGCCGCTGAAGCCAACGGATTGCAGTGTGAAATGGTGCAGGAAGGACAACATTACGATTATCTCGCCCGCCTGACTATAAAAGATTAA
- a CDS encoding YkgJ family cysteine cluster protein, with the protein MKLSELKLLAKDKHIENKKYFDKLKKKPPKNLDYVMQELHNAEFKRTDCLKCANCCKTTGPLFTAADIERISKHLRLKPQQFIEKYLRIDEDKDYVLQQVPCTFLDTENYCMIYEVRPKACREFPHTDRKKFQQISDITLKNVPICPAAYNIVEEMKKRIPL; encoded by the coding sequence TTGAAACTATCAGAACTGAAATTACTGGCCAAAGATAAGCATATCGAAAACAAAAAGTATTTCGATAAGCTTAAAAAGAAACCGCCGAAAAATCTCGATTATGTGATGCAGGAATTGCACAACGCCGAGTTTAAACGGACGGATTGCCTGAAGTGTGCCAATTGTTGTAAAACGACCGGGCCTTTATTTACGGCAGCCGATATCGAGCGTATCTCCAAACACCTGCGCCTGAAGCCACAACAATTTATTGAAAAGTATCTGCGTATTGACGAGGATAAAGATTATGTACTGCAACAGGTCCCTTGTACATTTCTCGATACTGAAAATTATTGCATGATTTATGAAGTACGCCCGAAAGCCTGCCGGGAATTCCCGCATACAGACCGGAAAAAGTTCCAGCAGATCAGCGACATCACATTAAAGAATGTTCCCATATGTCCAGCGGCTTACAATATCGTCGAAGAAATGAAAAAGCGGATTCCTTTATAA